Part of the Luteitalea sp. genome is shown below.
CGGGATCGTCGCCGGGTCCTGCATGGTCGCCTTCATGAACGCCTCGGCGTCCTTGGGGTGCGTCGCCACCTTGCCCTTGCCGTACATGTCCAAGGCAAAGCCAACATAGCCCGCCTCGGCGAGGCGCTTCGCTTGATTCCGCGTGTGCTCGTTGTGGCCCCACCATTCGTGCACCACGAGCACGCCCGGCCGCTTGCCATCCATGGCATCGTCCCAGGCGATGAGCCCCTGAAGCACGGTCTCACCCTGCCGGTATTCGACCTCTCTCGTCCTGACCTCCGCGATCGCGGCTGGCGCGAGCAAGAACAATGTAGCAGCCACCATGAGCACCCGTGTCATCGGCATAGACGTACCTCCCTTCGAAAAGCAGAGCACATTTCTGCCAATGCGACAAGAACAGGTCATTCGTCGCGAAGGACACGCGGAACCCCGATCGTTAGATCAATAGCGGTTGCGTGGTGCGCGGAGAATCCAGCTCGCCACCGTTGGGCATCAGCTCCATGCAGGTGCGGCCGGAGTTGGTCCTGGCATCGGCGAGCGAGAGACGTGGCAAAGCGATCGACTCCGCCTGCACACTGGCGGCGCGTACGCTTTCCTACCGCGCGGGCGGCGCTGACGACCCCCACAGGTAAGCCAGATCGATCTCCACGGCCTCAAAGGGCATCGCGCGCACGCGATCGGCTGCCTGATGAATCGCCTGGATCACCCAGTGTGGGCCATCGAGCGTAAGGACTTCGAGCGTCTGTGCTATGGGATCGAGTAGCCAGGCATACGGCACCCGCTCCCGCGCGTAGACGTCGAGCTTCTCGGCGCGGTCGAGACGTGCCGTGGATGGAGACAGAATCTCGCACACCCAGTCAGGTGCGAGCGTGAAGAAGGGCGTATCTGGAAACGTTGGCATCCGTTCCACCCGCCAGCCGGCAAGATCCGGCACCACGATATCCGACCCGAGGTGCAGCTCCGGCTCGTGGAGGATTTCCCACCCGCCGGGTCCACTACTGCCACGCTGGAAGGGATCGAGCCGGCCTATCAGTCGCGTTCCACCACGAGCGTGCAGTGAGGCGGGACGCGGCGAGGTGTACAACTCGCCATCGATAATCTCGGCGACCAGATGTTCAGGCACGTGCACTAAGTCCTCGTAAGTCGCGCGCCGCCCCCGGCTCGTCGAATGGCTCACGTGTTGAAGCATAGCACGCTCCTTCTGGACGACAACGCCCCTCGACGAAGCTTGGGGGCGTCCCGCGTATCGTCGAACGACGACGATGCCATCGTCACAAAGGCGGCGTCAATGCTACGCCGACAGCGTCACACATTCGGGCGGAATCCTAGGCGCCGATTGAATCGGCCCAGCGCTCGAAGACCATGAGCGCGAAGAGCTGGTGGGCGTAATTCTGGCGGCCTGCGACGTGGGCGTCCATCATGCGCCGCACGGCTGGTGGATGGAACAAACCGCGGCGTCGCAAACGCTCGGTTGACAAGAGGCCGCGCATGAGTGGCTGGAGCTCGCGACGCAGCCAGTTCTTCATGGGAATGCTGAAGCCCTCTTTCTGACGAAGGCGGGTTCGGTCAGGCAAGATCCCTTCGAGCGCTCGCTTGAGAATGTACTTGCGCTCGCCGTTCCGGATCTTGAGGTCGCCCGGCATCGAAAAGGCGAGCTCCATGACGTCCACATCGAGAAACGGCGCACGCGTCTCGAGCGACGTCGCCATGCTCATGCGATCGACCTTCACGAGGATATCGTCTGCAAGATAGATACGCAGGTCCGCATATAGTGCGCGGTTCAGGAAGTCGTCGTTTGTATACGCTCGCAGCGCTTCCGTGACTGGGCGATAGACGTCCGCGCGCGCCACGGCGTCGCGCAACCGAGCCGCGTAGAGGCTGCGCTTCAGGCCGGGCGACATGAAGCTCATCCACCGATACTGGCCAATACCAGGCGGTGAGGTTGCCATACCCTCTGTGAACCGACGCACCTTGTTGATGAAGCCCTTCTTCTTTTCTGTCGGCGGCAGCAGCGAGGCGAGCACGTAGGCCGCCTTGAAGGCCGCGCCAGGTGCGATCCGCTCGAGCCGCGCCGCAAGCTGATAGGCGGCGTACGCGTCGTATCCCCCAAACAGCTCGTCGCCGCCATCCCCTCCCAGCACCACCTTGACGTGCTCACGCGCCAGGCAGGAGACCAAGTACGTCGGAAACAGCGAGACGTCCGCGAACGGCTCGTCCAGGTGCACGATCAGTCGATCGAACAGCTCGACGAGGTCCGGCGTCACCGTGTCATCGCGATGCACCGTGCCGAATCGCTGGGCAATCTCCCGGGCGTACGGCAGCTCGTTGTAGCTCCCCTCATCGAATCCCAGACTGAAGCTCTGCACCGAGACACCGCGTCGCTCGGCCGCCTGGCTCATGAACGCCACGACGGCGCTCGAATCGATGCCCCCCGAGAGAAAGATGCCGAGGGGCACATCCGACATCATCTGGCTGTCCACCGCCTTGCCGAGCGCCGCACGCACCGCCGCGACGGCATCCGGTTCCTCCCAGGCGCGCACCGCCACGGACGAGGCGTCCCAGTAGCGCTCCACCTCCACGCTCCCGTCGCGGTACCGCAGAAAATGCGCCGCCGGCAGCTTTCGCACACCGCGAATCATGGTCCGCGGCGCGATGACATACTCGTAGGTGAGGAACTCGTCGAGCGCCTCCAGATCCAACTCGCGCGACACCTCCGGCCGTGCCAGGAGCGCCTTGACCTCGGAGGCGAGGAGCAAGCCCTGAGACGTCTCGGTGTAGTAGAGCGGCTTCTCCCCCGCTCGATCGCGCGCGGCAATGAGCGTCGATGTCCGGCTGTCCCACAGCGCCAACGCGAACATCCCTCGCAGCCGCCCGAGAAACGCCTCACCATACTCTTCGTACGCGTGAACGATCACCTCGACATCGACGCGACTGCGGAACCGATGACCGCGCGCCGCCAGGTCGTGGCGGACCTCCTCGAAGTTGTAGATCTCCCCGTTGGCGACAGCCTGAATCGTGCCGTCCTCGTTGCTGACCGGCTGCTGCCCACCGGCCAAGTCGACAATCGCGAGCCGGCGCATGCCGAGCCCGAAGCCCTGCGCCACGACGAGGCCCTCTTCGTCCGGACCGCGATGATGCAGCGTGCGCACCATCCGTTCCACCTCGTCCCGGAGGACGGGTCGCGAGAGATCACGATCGACGATGCCGACGATGCCGCACATTACAGGTGCTTGGTCCTTGGTCCTTGGTGCTTGGTCCTTGGTGCGGCGCGGGCTAAAGCCGCGCCCTACCGCTGATTCCCGACTCCTGTTTCTCGTTTCCCGTTTCCTGATTCCCGTCTTCCCGACGATCCCTTATTTTCTTTGCCGGAGTGCCGACGGCGATCGCAAATGGCGGAATCTCGCCCACCACGACCGCGCCAGCACCGATGATCGCATCGGCACCGATGCGCGATCCGTCGGTGACCACCACGTGCGCCCCGAGCCAGACGTGGTCGCCTACGTCGATGCCGCTACTGGTACGCCCCTGGTCGAGCACTGGAATATCGACCCGATCGTAGAGATGATCCCCGCCGACGAGGTACGTGAAGGCCGCCATCAAGACCTTCGTCCCCACTCGGACGCGCGATCCGGAAAAGATCTCGCAATTGAATCCAATGTTCGCATGATCCTCGATGACGATATCCCCGTTCTTGCAACTGAGGATCGTCCCCCGCCCAATGAAGACGCCGTTGCCAATCTCAATCCCTTTGTTGTCCTGCCCCTTGGCATCCAAACAGCATCCGTCATCGATGACCACATCGTTGCCAATCGTGATCTTGTGCGGGTGGCGAAGCACGACGTGCTGCCCGAAGGTCACATTGCGTCCCACGCGCCCCAGCAGCCGAGGGTAGAGCTTCGACCGCAAGAACAGGCCCAGCGCGCCCGGCATGCCGGCACACAGCATCGTCAGGAGCTCGTGCTTCAGGAGCGCGAGCAGGCCTGGCCGCCCAATCACGAGGTCGGCGTATCGCTGCGCCTTCGATCGGCGCTCGTCGAACAGCTCGCGCTGAATAACGGTAATGCGTGGATCGTGCTCCCGAGTCGATTTCACGTTGGTCAGCGGCTCCGCGCCCGGACCGACTCGAGCGGGCGCTCGGTCCCGGCCTCGGGCGCCTCGAGAACTTGACGAATGACGTAGGTCGGCTTGTCCTGCGACTCGTGGTAGGTCCGCGACTGGAGCTCCGCGAGCAGGCCCACGGTGACGAGCTGCACGCCCGTAAAGGTGAGCAGGATGCCCAAGAGCAGCAGCGGCCGGTCGGCAATGGCCTGATGGCTGATCAGTCGCACGTATGCCAAGTAGACGAGAATCAGCCCGCCGAGCCCCCCCATCATCAACCCGATGAGCCCGAAGATTTGCAGCGGGCGCGTCGAGTAACTCAGTAAGAACTTCACCGTGACCAGGTCGAGCACCACGCGCACCGTTCGCGAGAGCCCGTACTTCGACGCTCCCGCAAGGCGCGGCCGATGGTTGACGACCACTTCCGTCACGCGCACGCCAAGCTCGCTCGCGATGGCCGGGATGAAGCGGTGCATCTCGCCGTAGAGCCGCAACGGCTTGACGACCTCTGCCCGAAACGCCTTCAGTGAGCATCCGTAGTCATGAAGCTCCACGCCAGTGGCGCGGGAGATGAGCTTGTTGGCGATGATGGAGGGCGCGCGACGCGTCAACCAGGTATCCTTGCGGTCCTTCCGCCAGCCGCAGACGATGTCGTAGCCCTCGTCGAGCTTGGCCACCAGTGCGGGGATATCCCGTGGATCATTCTGCAGGTCGCCATCCGAGGTGACGATGACGCGGCCTCGGGCGTGGGCAATCCCCGCGGAGAAGGCGGCCGTCTGGCCAAAGTTGCGGCGGAACTGGATGATGCGAACGTGCGAATCGTGGGCCTGTATCCGCGTGAGCTCGGCAAAGCCGTCGTCCGTGCTGCCGTCGTCGACGAACAGCAGCTCGTACGGCCGGCCCCACGCCATCAGCGTGGCCGTCAACTCCTCGTGGAGCCTCTGCAGGTTCAGCGACTCATTGAAGACCGGGACGATGACAGACAGGTCGGGGGTCATGCAATCGCGGGCGTCGGCCGAGCCACGCCGTAGCGATTATACCGTTAGGGCGGGAAAAGGAACCGGGTACCTTTTTCAAGCGGCACTCGCTCCCTTGTTCCCGTCGTTTCCGCGCCAGCGCCGCCAAACGAGGTAAATTGCAAGTCCCGTGAGAATCACGGCCACGGCCACCAGGGCGACGGTGCGACCGTGCAGCTTGAGAAAGTCAATCGCCTGCGCCCCGTAGTAGTACGCGAGCAACCCCTCGCCGAAGTAGCGCAGCCCGCGGCCAATGAGGATAGCGATCACGAAGTCCCGTAGCTTGACCCGCATCACGCCGCCGAGCAGCACGAACAGCTTGAAGGGCGCCGGCGGCGGCAGGAGGGCCGGCACGAGAACGGCGAGCGCTCCCCAGCGCTCGAAGAGCGCGGTTGCACGTTCTACCATCGCGCTCTTGAACCGGCGCCGCAGCAGCGCTTCTCCACCCTTGCGGCCAAGGCCGTACACGACCAAGCAGCCGGCGACGGACCCGAGCGTCTGCATGGTCGCGTAGTAGAGGAGCCGCTGTGGCTCTCGCGTGACCATCCAGATGATGAGGATGTCGTTGATCTGGGGGAGCGAGAGGAAGGATGAATCGAGGAACGCAATCGTGAAGAGGCCTAACCCGCCCCAGTTCGCTGCGGCGCTCTCAATCCACTGGATGAAGCGGGGCATCAAAAGTGACGAGTGACGAGTGACGAGTGACGAGAGCGGGAGGGGGCAGGTCGCACGATCGGGGTATCATCCTACCGCGCCTCCCCACGCCCTTCAGAGTACGAGCAACCGCCGGGCCCTGTCCACCAACCAGATGTGTCACTCGTCAGCTCGTAGCGAGGGGCCTGCCCGCACTCGTCACTGCTCTTCATCACTCGTCACTGCTCTTTATCACTCGTCACTGCTCTTCATCACTCGTCACTGCTCTTCGTCACTCGCCACTCGTCACTGTCCTTAGAATCGGAAGCCAACGGTCACCTGGAAAACGTGGCTCGCCAGGTCGATCTCATCGCCAAAGAACCCTTGGTTCGGGTCGTCTGGGTCGATCTCCGCCTTTCCTCCGTGGAATCGGTACTCGCCGCCAATTAGGAGCGTATTGCCTGCGGGAAAGCGCACACCGGCTAGAATGACCGGCCCGACGGTCGTGCCTTCACCAGCAAAGCTATCTTGAAAGATGTCGAACGTCTCAAAGTCGATGAACTCACCGATCTCGCTGTAGCGCCACCGCAGCACGCCGAGTCCTGCACCAATGTACGGCTGGATGGGCGCATCTCGAGTAATCGGAAAGAACCGGCCTGTAAAGGTGATCGGCAGCACGCGCAGCTTCGCGTCCATGTCGATCTCGGTCCCATCGGCGTCCTCGAGGTCCGCGTTGATGGTCGCCACGGTCCGCTGGTAGAAGGCAATACCGGCACCCGCCTCGAGGAAGCTGCCGATGCTGACCAAGTAGTCGGCGCCGAACGTGCCGCCGTTGAAGTCGCCGATGTCAAAGAGCAGTGGAAACTCGCCTCCGAGGAGATTGTTGGCGAGGACATCGCCGGTCACGAGGCCATCGCCGGGGCGATCCAGCTCTCGACCGTCCAGGCCTTTGACGACCCAGCCACCAGCATTCACGCTCAGAACGCTGTCCACTTGCGCCTGCGCTGGGCCCGCCGTCCCCAACAGACAGGCCCCACCCAATAAACTAGTAATGATTAGACGTCGCATCATGAGACCGTGCTCCTATGAGACCGCTATCCGAAGGCGCTGCGCGGTCGTTCTCCTTCCATCTCCTCCGCCGAAGCGCAAAGCGCGAAGGCGGACCGTACCAGGGGCCGCCGGGCGGTCATCCGACGTCAGTGGCACGATGCACTACCGCACGCACCCGTACTCGTATTGAAGCACGGTATGTGCCAAAGCTCGCGGCACCTGAAGGCGCCCCTAGAGGGGCACTCTACTACCGTGAAAGGGGCACCTTAGTGCCGTGGGTATGGCAAGGTCGGCTGGGCGGGCCGCAGAGTGTCCTGTGCTCCGGTCATCCCGTCCGCAAACGAGCACGCTCCTTGCCAACGGTCTGAAGCACCTCGAGCATGACCGGATGTAAGGGGCCATTGGAAGCGACCAGCTCCGTATCGCGTGACCCATGCCGGGAGCCATCCCAGCGCGTGACCGTCCCGCCGGCCTCCTCGGTAATGAGCGCGGCTGCCGCCGTGTCCCACGGTTGGAGGCGTGACTCCCAGAAGCCGTCGAGCCGACCAGCAGCCACGTAGCAGAGGTCGAGGGCGGCGGATCCAAGCCGCCTCACCGCGCGCGCACGCCCCACGAAGGCAATGAAGAACGCCATCACCTCGTCGAGCGACTGGTGCACGTCGTAGGGAAATCCGGTGCACAGGAGGGCATCCAGCAGCGTCGTGGCCTGCGAGACGTGAAGCGGCTCGCCATTGAGAAAGGCCCCGCCACCGCGCTCGGCGGTGAACAGCTCGCGCCGCGTGGGATCGTACACGGCTGCGACCTCGACGGACCCGTTGATCTCGAGGGCGAGCGACGAGCAGAAGATGGGGAGACCGTGGGCGTAGTTCGTCGTGCCGTCGACTGGGTCGAAGATCCAGCAGTGCGAGGCGTCGGTCTGCCCTTCGTCTGCCGACTGTAGCTCCTCGGCGAGAACGGCATGATCGGGAAAGCGCTCGGCGACGAGCGCACGAAACATGCGCTCGACCGCCACATCCACTTCGGTCACGAGATCGATGGCGCCCTTCTTCTTCACCTCGATTGCTTGACCGAACTGCGCGAGCTGGATCTCACCGGCACGAAGCACCGCCTCGGTCGCGGTGGCCAAAAATAGCGGGTTCTGGGACATCGGGTTTGGATATTGAGCTAACGGCCGCTTCTAGCGCAGTCTCTTGACCATGCGCACTTCGATACCGCCCTCGCTGGCGGGGCGAATGTCGACTTCGTCCATGAAGCTGCGCATGAAGAAGATGCCGCGGCCGCTCGACTTCAACAGGTTGTCCGGTTCACGGGGGTCCGACAGATCGTGGAGATCGAACCCCTCGCCCTCGTCTTGCACCCGGACCACGAGCTCGACAGGATTGTCGCCGGGCACGAGGGCGAACTCCACCGTAACATGTTTCGACTCGTCGAGCTGATTCCCATGCTTGATGGCATTGATGACCGACTCGCGGACCGCGACCCCGACCCAGTGGACCCCGTCCTCGTCGAGCGTCCCCGCCGCGCAGAATCGATCCGAGACGAGCTGCACGAAGTCGAGCATGTCGAACTCGCTCGGAATGGTGAGACGGACGATGCTCGCCGAATTGCTCATTAAGGACGAATCCTTAGCCCCGCGAACGATTACCATTAGTGAGATGGGTGGGTCAAGATCAGGATTCACCACTCGAGACTCAGAGCTCAAAACTCAAAGCTCAGAAAACAGGGATATTGATGTCAGTTGAGTTTCAAGCATGGACGACCGTGTCGCCTGCCCGCCGGGTGGCGGGCGAGGTACGCGTGCCGGGTGACAAGTCCATTTCCCATCGATACGCGATTCTTGCCGCGCTGGCCGAGGGTGTCACCGAGATTCGCGGCTACGCACCGGGTGCCGATTGCGCCTCCACGCTGGCGTGCCTAGCCCAACTGGGCGTCGAGGTGAGACGCCTCGAGGCGCCGCCGGACAACCGGAGGCAGCACTCCGGCCCGGTCATTCAGATCATCGGGCGAGGCCTGCGCGGACTGCAGGCTCCTGAGCGGCCGCTCGATGCCGGCAATTCCGGTACGGCGCTTCGCATGCTGGCCGGGGTCGTGTCTGCGCACCCGTTCGAGACGACGCTCACCGGAGACCAGTCGCTACGCCGGCGGCCGATGACACGCATCGTGCGCCCACTCCGCCGGATGGGCGCCCATGTGGAGGCGGTCGACGGCCGGCCGCCGCTGGTCGTGCGCGGTGGCGATCTTTCTC
Proteins encoded:
- a CDS encoding inositol monophosphatase, whose protein sequence is MSQNPLFLATATEAVLRAGEIQLAQFGQAIEVKKKGAIDLVTEVDVAVERMFRALVAERFPDHAVLAEELQSADEGQTDASHCWIFDPVDGTTNYAHGLPIFCSSLALEINGSVEVAAVYDPTRRELFTAERGGGAFLNGEPLHVSQATTLLDALLCTGFPYDVHQSLDEVMAFFIAFVGRARAVRRLGSAALDLCYVAAGRLDGFWESRLQPWDTAAAALITEEAGGTVTRWDGSRHGSRDTELVASNGPLHPVMLEVLQTVGKERARLRTG
- a CDS encoding glycosyltransferase, whose protein sequence is MTPDLSVIVPVFNESLNLQRLHEELTATLMAWGRPYELLFVDDGSTDDGFAELTRIQAHDSHVRIIQFRRNFGQTAAFSAGIAHARGRVIVTSDGDLQNDPRDIPALVAKLDEGYDIVCGWRKDRKDTWLTRRAPSIIANKLISRATGVELHDYGCSLKAFRAEVVKPLRLYGEMHRFIPAIASELGVRVTEVVVNHRPRLAGASKYGLSRTVRVVLDLVTVKFLLSYSTRPLQIFGLIGLMMGGLGGLILVYLAYVRLISHQAIADRPLLLLGILLTFTGVQLVTVGLLAELQSRTYHESQDKPTYVIRQVLEAPEAGTERPLESVRARSR
- a CDS encoding ATP-binding protein, with product MVIVRGAKDSSLMSNSASIVRLTIPSEFDMLDFVQLVSDRFCAAGTLDEDGVHWVGVAVRESVINAIKHGNQLDESKHVTVEFALVPGDNPVELVVRVQDEGEGFDLHDLSDPREPDNLLKSSGRGIFFMRSFMDEVDIRPASEGGIEVRMVKRLR
- a CDS encoding outer membrane beta-barrel protein, which encodes MMRRLIITSLLGGACLLGTAGPAQAQVDSVLSVNAGGWVVKGLDGRELDRPGDGLVTGDVLANNLLGGEFPLLFDIGDFNGGTFGADYLVSIGSFLEAGAGIAFYQRTVATINADLEDADGTEIDMDAKLRVLPITFTGRFFPITRDAPIQPYIGAGLGVLRWRYSEIGEFIDFETFDIFQDSFAGEGTTVGPVILAGVRFPAGNTLLIGGEYRFHGGKAEIDPDDPNQGFFGDEIDLASHVFQVTVGFRF
- the asnB gene encoding asparagine synthase (glutamine-hydrolyzing); amino-acid sequence: MCGIVGIVDRDLSRPVLRDEVERMVRTLHHRGPDEEGLVVAQGFGLGMRRLAIVDLAGGQQPVSNEDGTIQAVANGEIYNFEEVRHDLAARGHRFRSRVDVEVIVHAYEEYGEAFLGRLRGMFALALWDSRTSTLIAARDRAGEKPLYYTETSQGLLLASEVKALLARPEVSRELDLEALDEFLTYEYVIAPRTMIRGVRKLPAAHFLRYRDGSVEVERYWDASSVAVRAWEEPDAVAAVRAALGKAVDSQMMSDVPLGIFLSGGIDSSAVVAFMSQAAERRGVSVQSFSLGFDEGSYNELPYAREIAQRFGTVHRDDTVTPDLVELFDRLIVHLDEPFADVSLFPTYLVSCLAREHVKVVLGGDGGDELFGGYDAYAAYQLAARLERIAPGAAFKAAYVLASLLPPTEKKKGFINKVRRFTEGMATSPPGIGQYRWMSFMSPGLKRSLYAARLRDAVARADVYRPVTEALRAYTNDDFLNRALYADLRIYLADDILVKVDRMSMATSLETRAPFLDVDVMELAFSMPGDLKIRNGERKYILKRALEGILPDRTRLRQKEGFSIPMKNWLRRELQPLMRGLLSTERLRRRGLFHPPAVRRMMDAHVAGRQNYAHQLFALMVFERWADSIGA
- a CDS encoding Uma2 family endonuclease, with the translated sequence MLQHVSHSTSRGRRATYEDLVHVPEHLVAEIIDGELYTSPRPASLHARGGTRLIGRLDPFQRGSSGPGGWEILHEPELHLGSDIVVPDLAGWRVERMPTFPDTPFFTLAPDWVCEILSPSTARLDRAEKLDVYARERVPYAWLLDPIAQTLEVLTLDGPHWVIQAIHQAADRVRAMPFEAVEIDLAYLWGSSAPPAR